A stretch of the Lactuca sativa cultivar Salinas chromosome 9, Lsat_Salinas_v11, whole genome shotgun sequence genome encodes the following:
- the LOC111895469 gene encoding uncharacterized protein LOC111895469 has product MKEEEVNRCQIQEWYPKFKSTTIKTIIHELPESFIQYLLDDSGPFLLPLSISNSDALPNRIHNSEDQQDYIISQEQESDDESEQPPPPPSFPELESQINESIKTLGGAIFPKLNWTSPKDSAWISSTGTLKCTSFTEIALLLKSSDSLVHDLCHAYDLCNDCNAPRPDRFFLALRKWYPSLHPEMEFRCFVRNRILVGISQREVTGFYPILIEKKHELETGIKKFYIENVSMRFESESYTFDVYVRTDGEVKLLDFNPWCAFTLPLLFTWPELESESEPESVRGGMEFRIVESECGVRPGLKTAVPYDYLDTSEGSGWDQFLRNADHEFRRQTRSAGA; this is encoded by the coding sequence ATGAAGGAAGAAGAAGTGAACAGATGCCAAATCCAAGAATGGTATCCAAAATTCAAATCCACAACCATCAAAACAATAATCCATGAGCTCCCGGAATCCTTCATTCAATATCTCCTCGATGATTCCGGTCCTTTCCTCCTTCCACTTTCCATTTCCAATTCCGATGCATTACCCAACAGAATCCACAATTCCGAAGACCAACAAGACTACATTATATCCCAAGAACAAGAATCCGATGACGAATcagaacaaccaccaccaccaccttccttCCCGGAATTGGAATCACAAATCAACGAATCAATCAAAACACTCGGCGGTGCCATCTTCCCTAAACTCAACTGGACCTCCCCTAAAGACTCTGCTTGGATCAGCTCAACCGGGACCCTCAAATGCACCTCGTTTACCGAAATCGCCCTTTTGCTTAAATCATCCGATTCATTGGTCCACGATCTTTGCCACGCTTATGATTTGTGTAATGACTGTAATGCCCCTAGACCTGATCGTTTCTTCCTCGCCCTTCGGAAATGGTACCCGTCTCTCCACCCGGAAATGGAATTCCGTTGCTTCGTCCGGAATCGCATCCTGGTCGGAATCTCGCAACGAGAAGTCACGGGATTTTACCCGATTCTGATCGAAAAGAAACATGAGTTGGAAACGGGAATCAAGAAATTTTATATTGAGAATGTGAGTATGAGATTTGAGTCGGAAAGTTACACGTTTGATGTGTATGTGAGAACGGATGGGGAGGTTAAGCTTTTGGATTTTAACCCGTGGTGTGCGTTTACATTGCCGTTGTTGTTTACATGGCCGGAATTGGAATCGGAATCGGAACCGGAATCGGTGAGAGGCGGAATGGAATTTAGAATTGTGGAGAGTGAGTGTGGAGTGAGGCCGGGTTTGAAGACAGCGGTTCCATATGATTATTTGGATACAAGTGAAGGAAGTGGTTGGGATCAGTTTCTTAGAAATGCTGATCACGAATTCAGGCGACAAACGAGGTCGGCTGGTGCCTAG